The Eriocheir sinensis breed Jianghai 21 chromosome 54, ASM2467909v1, whole genome shotgun sequence genome segment ttttcttcattgaattgtagcagccactttttgcttcactcctgtagcttggtgaggtcttctggtaggataTCCGCAGCCAAGGGAGTAATGTCAGGGAGCAAAGTATATGATTGTCACCCTtgtaatctcatctcccttcacccttcttatctcacatcccttcccttcccttccctcacctcccttcctgtcccatcACCTTTCTTGcctcacactccttccctcccttcaccctccttacctcaccttcccctcctaccccccctcaTGTTTCCCACCCCTCCACAGTCTCTTCACCTGGAACAACGAGACCCTCAACGTGTGGTCTCATGTGGCTGGCTTCCTGGTCTTCCTCGGCCTACTGGTGTACGATGTGACCTACGTGTTCCATCAGTACAAGGGGACAGCTGATGACGCCCTGGTGGTGGCCTTCGTGCTGTTGTCCTTTATGGTgagtagggggaagggagagaaaggaagggaagtaaggaaaggaatatggaaaggagaatgaaaggaagggaaggaaaaaaaggaggaggggagaaagaaatgaaggagagggagggacgggagagaaagaaaggaaggaatatggaaaggggaatgaaaggaagggagggaagaaaaggagaggagaaggaaatgaaggggaaagaaaaaaggaaggaagggagagagaaagcaagggaggaaaggaagaaagaaagggagaaaggaaggaaaggaatatggaaaggagaaagaaaggaagggaaggaagaacagagaggaaggaaggaaaaacatagggaggaaggaaagaaaggaagaataagagagaaagaagggagggaagggcacgGCAGGAGAAAGGAAGTTcggtaaaaaaaaatttaaaaagaaaaagaaagaaaggacgaatgAGACAAAGAATAAGCCATACCCCCTTgaccttaacccccccccctacccccccagcTGTGCATGATGATGTCCTCCCTGTACCACACGCTCAACTGTCGCTCGGAAGAATCGTGCCGACGCTGGCTCTCCTACGACATCTTCGGCGTCTCCGCATCCTTCCTCGCCATCTTCCTCAGCGGCATATACTACGGCTTTTGGTGCCCcgaggtgtgtgggggtgtgtgacATGGCATAGCATAGAGATAGCATAACATAAgggtactgctgttgttgttattgagaaaggaaggtaggatgaGGTACATAGGATAACATAACATAGAAATACTGTTGTTATTATCAAGAAAGAACATCAGGAATAAGGATAACTTAACTaaggaagataagataaggtaCATAGGATAACATAACATAgagataacataacataacataacatagaaaTACTGTTGTTATTATCAAGAAAGGGCATCAGGAATAAGGATAACATAACTaaggaagataagataaggtaCATAGGATAACATAACATAgagataacataacataacataacataaaaatactattgttattatcaagAAAGAACATCAGGAATAAGGATAACATAactaaggaaaataagataaggtACATAGGAAAACATAACATAgaaataacataacataacatagagATAACATAACATAATAACAACATAACAGTGACCTGAAGTGTGTTCCGTGCAGTACCTGGGGCTGCGTAACCTGTACATGGGTCTGGTCTGCTGTCTGTTCCTGGGGGCCATGGTCTTCCTGCTGAACCCACGGTGAGGATGAACGCTTAGCCAtatgtggaggtgtgtgtgtgtgtgtgtgtgtgtgtgtgtgtgtgtgtgtgtgtgtgtgggaagggagaatgaaggagaggaaaatgggagagaaagcaAGTTATgtcagaggaaggagggatattATTACTGTGTGTGCACAAGGTATCCTGACTTACCTTTACTAAATCAACCCTCTTttttcccatgtgtgtgtgtgtgtgtgtgtgtgtgtgtgtgtagtgtggaaagggatgaaggaagggaagaatgggaagagaaagcaagttatgtcaagaaaggaagggaggatattattgttattattattactttaaaGAATATCCTACAGCTTACATACACACTAAATCTAACCCCTCTTTTcccatctgtctgtgtgtgtgtgtgtgtgtgtgtgtgtgtgtgtaggttcatGGGGCGGGACTGGGATAACACCCGGGTGGCACTCTTCACGGGCTGGGCACTCTCTGGCCTCCTCCCCCTGGCACACTGGATATACATACACGGTGGGCTCGGACCCTCCATCGTACAGGTGAGTGGGGTGATTATACGTACATGGATATACACACATGAATATGCATACACAATTTGTTTTGTTTCTACTTTCTGTTCTATGCTCATGTTTATATTTACGTCAGGCAaccttcttcgtttttcctcctccaacaGATGTTCCTTCCCCGCATCATCATCATGTACCTCATCAGCGGGGCGGCCGTCGCTGTCTACCTCGGCAAGATTCCAGAGAGGTACTTCCCAGGTGCGTTCCGAAGGTGTtttgggtggggggaagggagggaggcagagggggaagggaaggaagggaaggaggtttggaagggaggagagaaatatgggaaggaggaaaagaagaaggggggaaagaaaggaagggaaggaggttagagagggagaaaggaaggaaagaagtatggaagggaaaaaaaggaaggaagaaggagggggggaagaaaggaagggaaggaggttaggaagggagaaaggaaggaaagaaatatggaaaggaagaaaagaaggagaggggaaagaaaggaagggaaggagataagaaagggaggaaagggagggagaaaaggaggttagaaaggaaggaaagaaatatggaaacgagaaagaaaggaggaaaagaaggagggaggaggaaaagaagggagggtgtTGTATTTACGAGGGGACTAACTCACTTCTTAAAACTGATTTGTTGATAGGTATTGAAAAGATCAGTATAGTAATGTTATGTTGGTAGGGgtaggtatagtagtagtagtagtagtagtagtagtagtagtagtagtagttgtagtagtagtagtagtagtagtagtagtagtagtagtgatggtagtagtagtagttttttttttttttttacaacacaggaAACAGCtcaccgctactcgctgctcctacaatatagcagtagtaatataagtagtagtagtagtagaagtagaagtaaagtATTGGCaccatagcaccaccaccaccaccaccaccactcccctgGCACTCCCCTCCCCAGGCCGGTTCGACATCGTGGGTGCCTCTCACCAGCTGTGGCACCTCATCATTGTGGTGGCTCTGGTCTACTGGCACCAGACCGGCCTGCACTACGCTCACTTTAGGCTGACCTACGGCTGCTCCACTGACCTGCACCTCCACtgagacgcgcacacacacacacacacatacatacatacatacacacatacacacaaaaaaaaacttacacacacacacacatagttacaCGCACACAgtaaaagacaaacacacacacacacatatgcacacaatAACAGACTGACAGAAGTGCACAtaattatacaaacacacacacacacagacgcacacagacacacacatacgcacacaataACAGACTGACAGAGGTGtgcatatacaaacacacacacatacacatacacatacgcacACAGCAACAGACTGACAGAGGtgcacatatacaaacacacacacacacatacgcacacaaaaacagacatacaGCAATAGCATATGCCTACCAACTCTACCTTATATTTTTAGACCTACATATCAGTTCTCAGACATCAAGGCGGAACAAAATACTGTCATAAAAAACGTTCACAACCCAAGGCTACTCAGCGGCCTGTCTTAGTAGCTTTTGATAGAGTTTGTGTTAGTATCAATCGCTTCAATGCTCAAATGTCGCTATACCAGTGATAATCTTTAAGGGCGGACACCATGGCTCAAGGCTCAGGCCGGCGAACGATTCAAGTCTTCCATTCCGGGCCTacctcatgattttttttttttttttttttttttatggagagGAGGGGATTGTTTTTGATGGTGGGACAGTTTTTGATGGTAGGATAGGTTTTGATGGTGGAAGGGACAGAGTTTGATGGTGGAAGGGACAGTTTTTGACGGTGGTAGGGACAGTTTTTGATGGTGATAGGGACAGTTTTtgatggagaggagggacagaTTTTGATGGAGAGGATGGGACATATTTTaatggagaggatgggaaagattTTAATGGAGAGGAGGGGACAGTTTTTGAAAGTGAAAGGGACGATTTTTGATGGAGAGGATGGGACAGTTTTTGACAGTGGGACAGTTTTGGATGGTGGGACAGTTTTTGATGGAGGGGACAGATTTTGACGGGGAGGACGTGCCTTGATGCGGACAGGTTGTGACGACCGAGGTGATATTAAACGTACTAGCAAGCCTTGTTAAGTGTCAACCGGGAAGGAGATTAACCAGGTTGTAATGGGTGGTTTTCATGGTTGTGGTTCAGgagaatgatataaaaaaaaaagctaattttGGCAGCACAGTAAGTCATGGAAAAAATTACGACATCAAGTTCAGGTTTACTTTTTGTCGCGagcggaaaaaatgaaaaatttgaACGCTGTAAAATTCTTGTTAAACGATTTTGTACtgttaagttttttttatatatatatgtgtaagtaaataagttaagtaagtaagtaagtaattaTGTTGTAGTATTTTTAAGGCATGTTCTCTGTTAATTAGTTCATAACATTCcaatagttagtagtagtagtagtagtagtagtagtagtagtagtagaagaaatggTGACTATCTTCCCATTCATAAAATCCAGCAATACTAACAATGTGATGTGCAATGTTACTCTTAtgcgatattattattattattattagtgcggATAATCATGACAGTCTCGTATaatgggaaggtgtgtgtgtgtgtgtgtgtgcgtgcgtgcgtgcttccCTTCACCAGGTGCTTAATTAACTACCCTTCCTCACCTGTAACTCCAACCACACAAGGGTCAACAGATAAACTCAGGTGTGTGGTCATGTCGTCTATACTTGTTActgttttgttgtgtgtttttCTCGTTTATACTTTCAACTTTATTTAGAGTTTATAATTTGTACCGAAAACGCAGTAATAAAGATATAGAGTCAGGTGGTGTTGGCCGTACCTGTTGATTGGGTCCTCGTGTGCTCAGGTGAATTTGAGGACAGAGAGGACaaacaggaggaaaatgagaagagcgAGGATGAAagagtaggagggaagaggagacagaggaggaggaaagagaagaaaaaggaggaaagagaaggagaatgaggaggaggaggattacatgGATGAGTTCTAGGCGTGAGGTAACAAGGGAACAGGTAGAGATGTAAGTTTATtgattgatatatattttttttctaagggtgaatttatcttatttatttatacatatatttacacATACATAtgctttcattccttcactttttatttccttctttctcttcttgtcttatATATGTCTTTAACACAACT includes the following:
- the LOC126983738 gene encoding progestin and adipoQ receptor family member 3-like, whose product is MCQRRRKKDPSSTLPFHRAPPYLRSNPFIIKGYRSNLSTSQCFQSLFTWNNETLNVWSHVAGFLVFLGLLVYDVTYVFHQYKGTADDALVVAFVLLSFMLCMMMSSLYHTLNCRSEESCRRWLSYDIFGVSASFLAIFLSGIYYGFWCPEYLGLRNLYMGLVCCLFLGAMVFLLNPRFMGRDWDNTRVALFTGWALSGLLPLAHWIYIHGGLGPSIVQMFLPRIIIMYLISGAAVAVYLGKIPERYFPGRFDIVGASHQLWHLIIVVALVYWHQTGLHYAHFRLTYGCSTDLHLH